The Glycine soja cultivar W05 chromosome 8, ASM419377v2, whole genome shotgun sequence genome has a window encoding:
- the LOC114423277 gene encoding protein LURP-one-related 4-like — protein sequence MAKVYPQIIPTSPDQTQCLTSKRETYTLWLKSLVFHSNGCTVYDSNGDIVYRVDNYDRKGRREVNLMDLRGKVLCTIKKRLLALGCWEGHRCMSSDFGTQEQPWFQVKRCNQMIKGKVACQISVGCQKYSLVRISGKTEAFKIVNMDGQIVAEAKQKHSPSGVVLSNDVLTLDLAAGTDHSLIIALVTVYGLICGIM from the exons ATGGCCAAGGTTTACCCTCAGATCATACCCACATCTCCAGATCAGACTCAGTGTCTCACCTCCAAAAGAGAAACATACACTCTATGGTTGAAATCACTTGTCTTCCACTCCAATGGATGCACTGTCTATGACTCTAATGGTGACATCGTTTACCGAGTTGACAACTATGACAGAAAGGGTAGAAGAGAAGTTAATCTCATGGATCTACGAGGCAAAGTTCTCTGCACCATAAAGAAG AGGTTACTAGCTCTTGGATGCTGGGAAGGCCACAGGTGCATGAGTTCCGATTTTGGTACACAGGAACAACCATGGTTTCAAGTTAAAAGATGTAATCAAATGATCAAAGGGAAAGTAGCTTGCCAAATTTCTGTGGGGTGCCAAAAATACAGCCTAGTAAGAATAAGTGGCAAAACAGAAGCATTTAAGATCGTAAACATGGATGGACAAATAGTTGCGGAGGCAAAGCAAAAACACTCACCCTCAGGAGTTGTACTGAGTAACGATGTTCTAACGTTGGATTTGGCTGCAGGCACAGATCATTCCCTTATAATAGCTCTTGTCACAGTATATGGATTGATATGCGGTATAATGTAA